A genomic stretch from uncultured Pseudodesulfovibrio sp. includes:
- a CDS encoding dissimilatory sulfite reductase D family protein codes for MEAAKAEILGFCESKSANKSKFYFNDFTKLFPDAKAREVKKILTALIQEEKLVFWSSGSTTMYGMAGAGKQAASEGED; via the coding sequence ATTGAAGCTGCAAAGGCTGAGATTCTCGGTTTCTGCGAATCGAAGTCCGCGAACAAATCCAAGTTCTACTTCAATGACTTCACCAAGCTTTTTCCGGATGCAAAGGCCCGTGAAGTCAAGAAGATTCTGACTGCTTTGATTCAGGAAGAAAAATTGGTGTTCTGGTCTTCCGGTTCCACCACCATGTACGGCATGGCCGGTGCTGGCAAACAGGCCGCTTCCGAAGGCGAAGACTAG
- the dsrB gene encoding dissimilatory-type sulfite reductase subunit beta, translating to MAFISSGYNPEKPMEGRISDIGPRHFGEYLPPVIKDNFGKWDYHEILEPGILLHVAQSGDKTYTVRAATARLMTVTHIREICDIADKFCGGFVRFTTRNNLEFQVETEEAAKELKDFLNAQKFDGGSMKFPVGGTGAGVTNIVHTQGWVHCHTPATDASGTVKATMDVVFDDFTDMKLPAPVRISMACCLNMCGAVHCSDIAILGIHRKPPIIDHEYLDNLCEIPLAVAACPTGAVRPSKVEMDGKTYKTVAIKEERCMFCGNCYTMCPSLPLSDGEGDGIAIMVGGKISNRITKPAFSKVVVPFVPNEPPRWPTMTKVIKKILDTYAAEANKYERLGDWANRIGWERFFEKCDLPFTEHLIDDFRDPAYYTWRQTTQFKW from the coding sequence ATGGCTTTTATTTCTTCCGGGTACAATCCCGAAAAACCGATGGAAGGTCGGATTTCCGACATTGGCCCTCGTCATTTCGGCGAGTACCTGCCCCCGGTTATCAAAGACAACTTTGGTAAATGGGACTACCATGAGATTCTTGAGCCCGGCATCCTGCTGCACGTGGCCCAGTCCGGCGACAAGACCTACACGGTCCGCGCTGCAACTGCCCGTCTGATGACCGTTACTCATATCCGTGAAATCTGCGACATCGCTGACAAGTTCTGCGGTGGTTTCGTTCGTTTCACCACTCGTAACAACCTCGAATTCCAGGTTGAGACCGAAGAAGCAGCCAAGGAACTCAAAGACTTCCTGAACGCTCAGAAGTTCGACGGTGGTTCAATGAAGTTCCCGGTTGGCGGCACTGGCGCTGGTGTGACCAATATCGTTCACACTCAGGGTTGGGTCCACTGCCACACCCCGGCAACTGACGCTTCCGGTACCGTTAAGGCTACCATGGACGTCGTCTTCGATGACTTCACCGACATGAAGCTGCCTGCTCCGGTGCGCATCTCCATGGCTTGCTGCCTGAACATGTGCGGTGCTGTTCACTGCTCCGATATCGCGATCCTCGGTATTCACCGTAAACCGCCTATTATCGACCACGAGTACCTGGACAACCTGTGCGAGATCCCCCTGGCCGTTGCTGCCTGCCCCACTGGTGCAGTCCGCCCGTCCAAGGTTGAAATGGATGGCAAGACCTACAAGACCGTTGCCATTAAAGAAGAGCGCTGCATGTTCTGTGGTAACTGCTACACCATGTGCCCCTCTCTGCCCCTGTCCGATGGTGAAGGCGACGGTATCGCCATCATGGTCGGTGGTAAGATCTCCAACCGTATCACCAAGCCCGCCTTCTCCAAGGTCGTGGTTCCCTTCGTACCCAACGAGCCCCCTCGCTGGCCTACGATGACCAAGGTGATCAAGAAGATCCTCGACACCTACGCTGCTGAAGCCAATAAATACGAACGTCTGGGCGACTGGGCCAATCGTATTGGTTGGGAACGTTTCTTCGAGAAATGTGACCTGCCTTTCACCGAGCATCTGATCGATGACTTCCGTGATCCGGCATACTACACCTGGCGTCAGACCACTCAGTTCAAGTGGTAG
- the dsrA gene encoding dissimilatory-type sulfite reductase subunit alpha — MAKHKTPLLDQLESGPWPSFVSDIKQEAAARAKNEKGLDYQIPVDCPDDLLGVLEMSYTDGETHWKHGGIVGVFGYGGGVIGRYCDQPQMFPGVAHFHTVRVAQPNGKWYSTKLLNDLMDIWELRGSGLTNMHGATGDIVFLGTTTPQLEEIFFELTHNLDIDLGGSGSNLRTPASCMGMSRCEYACYDSQELCYQLTMEYQDELHRPAFPYKFKFKFDACPNGCVAAIARSDLSFIGTWKDNIKVDQEAVAAYVGGEFPPNAGAHAGKDWGAFDIQKEVVALCPSQCITYEDGKLTIDNKECVRCMHCINTMPRALKIGDERGCSILCGAKAPILDGPQMGSLLVPFVEVNKDDDYQAIKDIIENVWDWWMEEGKNRERIGETMKRLGMAALVNAAGVPVDARQVQEPRHNPYIFWKAEDVEGGWERDINDFRKRHQR; from the coding sequence ATGGCGAAACACAAAACTCCTCTGTTGGATCAGCTGGAAAGCGGCCCGTGGCCCAGCTTCGTATCCGACATTAAACAGGAGGCTGCAGCTCGAGCCAAGAACGAAAAGGGTCTCGACTACCAGATCCCCGTCGACTGCCCCGACGATTTGCTCGGCGTGCTCGAAATGTCCTACACCGATGGTGAAACTCACTGGAAGCACGGCGGTATCGTCGGCGTTTTCGGTTACGGCGGCGGCGTTATTGGTCGTTACTGTGACCAGCCCCAGATGTTCCCCGGCGTAGCTCACTTTCACACCGTTCGTGTGGCTCAGCCCAATGGTAAGTGGTACAGCACCAAGCTGCTGAACGATCTGATGGACATTTGGGAACTCCGCGGTTCCGGTCTCACCAACATGCATGGCGCCACCGGCGACATCGTGTTCTTGGGCACCACCACCCCGCAGTTGGAAGAAATTTTCTTCGAGCTGACCCACAATCTGGACATCGACCTTGGTGGTTCCGGCTCCAACCTGCGTACCCCTGCTTCCTGCATGGGTATGTCCCGTTGTGAGTACGCATGCTACGACTCTCAGGAACTGTGCTACCAGTTGACCATGGAATATCAGGATGAGCTTCATCGTCCGGCATTCCCTTACAAGTTCAAGTTCAAGTTCGATGCTTGCCCCAACGGTTGCGTTGCTGCAATTGCTCGTTCTGACCTGTCCTTCATCGGTACCTGGAAAGATAACATCAAAGTCGACCAGGAAGCAGTTGCTGCCTACGTCGGCGGCGAGTTCCCCCCGAATGCTGGCGCTCATGCCGGTAAAGATTGGGGCGCATTCGACATCCAGAAAGAAGTTGTCGCTCTGTGTCCGTCCCAGTGCATTACTTACGAAGATGGCAAACTGACCATCGACAACAAGGAATGTGTTCGTTGCATGCACTGCATCAACACCATGCCTCGTGCACTGAAGATTGGTGACGAACGCGGTTGCTCCATCCTCTGTGGTGCAAAAGCTCCGATCCTCGACGGTCCCCAGATGGGTTCCCTGCTCGTGCCTTTCGTCGAAGTCAACAAGGACGACGACTACCAGGCCATCAAGGACATCATCGAAAACGTTTGGGACTGGTGGATGGAAGAAGGCAAGAACCGTGAGCGTATTGGTGAGACCATGAAGCGTCTCGGTATGGCCGCACTGGTCAACGCCGCTGGCGTTCCCGTTGACGCCCGCCAGGTTCAGGAACCTCGCCACAACCCCTACATCTTCTGGAAAGCAGAAGACGTTGAAGGTGGTTGGGAACGCGACATCAACGATTTCCGCAAGCGTCACCAGCGCTAA
- a CDS encoding YkgJ family cysteine cluster protein, whose amino-acid sequence MQKSNTNKTRCRRCGDCCRNGGPALHKADLPLIQDGTIALIDIVTLRPGEWVYDQPLQKVSPLDAEMLKLKGRDGTWTCIYFSPEGSTCGMYETRPVECEVLFCQDIEPLRAMYDKDRLTRADLMPEGHPILSLMADHDEKCAPAAMELLAKAAREGDHAAGESLKEMVIFDMELRRLVPEKTGMTAEMNDFFFGRPLRILLAGMNIKTYEAGGTIRFGFNG is encoded by the coding sequence TTGCAGAAATCAAACACCAACAAAACGCGCTGCAGGCGTTGCGGCGACTGTTGCAGAAACGGCGGCCCCGCCCTGCACAAAGCCGATCTCCCGCTGATTCAGGATGGGACCATCGCGTTGATCGACATAGTCACTCTCAGACCTGGTGAATGGGTCTATGACCAACCCCTGCAGAAGGTCTCCCCTCTTGACGCCGAGATGCTCAAACTCAAAGGGCGTGACGGCACATGGACCTGTATTTATTTCAGTCCTGAAGGCAGCACCTGCGGCATGTACGAGACCAGACCCGTTGAATGCGAGGTGCTCTTCTGTCAGGACATCGAACCGCTCAGGGCCATGTACGACAAGGACCGCCTGACCCGCGCAGACCTGATGCCCGAAGGACACCCCATTCTGTCGCTCATGGCCGACCATGACGAAAAGTGCGCCCCTGCCGCCATGGAACTGCTGGCCAAAGCCGCACGTGAAGGTGACCATGCAGCAGGTGAATCACTCAAGGAAATGGTCATTTTTGACATGGAGTTGCGCCGCCTGGTCCCGGAAAAAACCGGCATGACGGCTGAAATGAACGACTTTTTCTTCGGCAGACCCCTGCGCATCTTACTCGCAGGCATGAACATAAAGACTTACGAAGCGGGCGGCACCATCCGCTTCGGTTTCAACGGCTAG
- a CDS encoding transporter substrate-binding domain-containing protein: protein MSLLLGNGVAAQQPTKLVCDIWPPYQTQTATDISGLSVEIVQAVYKRMGIPANSIQAFPWRRAIEMLRHGDADALFSANYTQERQIFAYYPSEELFQSPWVIWTRRGDEIFSLDDLKGKTIGVVSGYSYTPEFWDFINANCIVESVNADMANFKKLNVGRVDATVAEYGNGLYLATNLRYNNIVPNQAVTIKRDGLYIIFSRKKVAEDFVKDFSSALIEFKKTNAHTKLWGKYFQPSP from the coding sequence ATGAGCCTGCTCTTGGGAAACGGCGTTGCTGCGCAACAGCCAACAAAGCTGGTATGTGACATTTGGCCCCCATATCAAACCCAGACGGCAACAGACATATCCGGCCTTTCTGTTGAAATAGTCCAAGCCGTGTATAAGCGGATGGGCATTCCCGCAAACAGCATCCAGGCATTCCCCTGGAGACGGGCGATAGAAATGCTGCGTCACGGCGACGCCGACGCTCTCTTCTCAGCCAATTATACCCAGGAACGGCAGATTTTCGCATATTATCCGAGTGAAGAACTTTTCCAATCGCCCTGGGTAATATGGACCAGGCGTGGCGACGAGATATTTTCCCTGGATGATTTGAAAGGAAAAACAATCGGGGTCGTGTCAGGCTATAGTTACACACCCGAATTCTGGGACTTCATCAATGCCAACTGCATCGTTGAAAGCGTCAATGCTGACATGGCTAATTTCAAGAAATTGAATGTCGGCAGAGTTGACGCCACTGTAGCTGAATACGGAAACGGACTGTATCTCGCAACCAACCTCAGATACAATAACATCGTCCCCAATCAGGCCGTCACCATAAAGCGTGACGGCTTGTATATCATTTTCAGTCGAAAGAAAGTTGCGGAAGATTTCGTCAAAGATTTTTCCAGTGCGTTGATCGAATTCAAAAAGACAAATGCCCACACAAAGCTCTGGGGAAAATACTTCCAGCCTTCACCATAA
- a CDS encoding sigma-54 dependent transcriptional regulator, whose translation MRKMLVITRDGSRSEAVSELLDQDDHILTKTRLESSDPGDDREVDTLFVDVDSLLGKSKSIQAALKGLWSHYPSAAIVVMADEEQTKIAVDAVKAGAFDYLTHPIGKEELGLVMAKVRESDVLQSELDYLRGQFWDEDSLDYVDTRSQAMRDVFVKIRQVAGTRTTVLLTGETGTGKSLIAKLLHRHSNRKDMPFISVHCGAIPDSLVESELFGHEKGAFTGAVRRKLGKFELAHGGTIFLDEIGTVSQSVQVKLLNVIQERIIQRVGGENDISVDVRIIAATNEDMKQLCDEGRFRRDLFYRLNVFPICIPPLCDRVEDIPRISESFIKQFNGLLNTEIKGIHPEVLDAFREYSWPGNVRELENIIERACILESGDVLLPGSFPPDILTTQGDVVTSPVKTSLPLKEARQIAVDKFEKQYLTSLLEQCNGSIKKSAERAGITSRQVNKLMNRHGLTRKPFKSSK comes from the coding sequence ATGAGAAAAATGCTTGTTATTACACGAGATGGAAGTCGCTCTGAAGCTGTCAGTGAATTGCTTGACCAGGATGATCACATTCTGACCAAGACCCGGTTGGAATCATCTGACCCGGGCGACGACAGGGAAGTGGATACGCTTTTCGTGGATGTCGATTCACTGCTTGGAAAAAGCAAATCCATTCAGGCTGCCCTTAAAGGACTTTGGTCACACTATCCCTCTGCGGCCATTGTCGTCATGGCCGATGAGGAACAGACCAAGATCGCGGTCGACGCGGTAAAGGCAGGAGCATTTGACTACCTGACCCACCCTATCGGCAAGGAAGAACTGGGGCTGGTCATGGCCAAAGTCCGAGAATCCGACGTCTTGCAGTCTGAGTTGGACTACTTGCGCGGACAGTTCTGGGATGAAGACTCACTTGACTACGTCGACACCCGAAGTCAGGCCATGCGCGATGTTTTCGTCAAAATTCGTCAGGTGGCAGGCACACGGACCACCGTCCTCCTCACAGGGGAAACAGGCACAGGCAAAAGCCTGATAGCGAAGCTTCTCCACAGGCACAGCAATCGAAAAGACATGCCATTCATCAGTGTGCATTGCGGAGCGATACCCGACTCTCTGGTGGAGAGTGAACTCTTCGGCCACGAAAAAGGCGCCTTCACCGGCGCGGTCCGACGCAAACTCGGCAAATTTGAGTTGGCACATGGAGGGACAATTTTTCTCGACGAGATCGGCACGGTCAGCCAATCAGTCCAGGTTAAACTTCTCAACGTCATACAGGAACGCATCATTCAGCGCGTAGGAGGCGAAAACGACATATCCGTTGATGTTCGTATTATCGCCGCGACCAATGAAGATATGAAGCAACTGTGCGACGAGGGCCGGTTCAGACGCGACCTCTTCTACAGACTCAATGTTTTCCCAATCTGCATTCCCCCTTTATGCGATAGGGTTGAAGATATTCCGCGGATATCAGAAAGCTTCATCAAGCAGTTCAACGGCCTTTTGAATACTGAGATAAAAGGCATACATCCTGAAGTACTTGATGCATTTCGAGAATACAGTTGGCCCGGAAATGTACGGGAACTCGAAAACATCATTGAGCGGGCATGTATTCTGGAATCGGGTGACGTGCTCCTCCCGGGAAGCTTCCCGCCCGACATACTCACGACCCAGGGAGATGTCGTCACTTCACCCGTAAAAACGAGCCTGCCACTCAAGGAGGCCCGACAGATAGCCGTCGACAAATTTGAGAAGCAATACCTGACGAGCCTGCTTGAACAATGCAATGGAAGCATCAAGAAATCCGCTGAAAGAGCCGGGATCACCTCTCGCCAAGTGAATAAGCTCATGAATCGACACGGCCTCACAAGGAAACCATTCAAATCATCAAAGTAA
- a CDS encoding GNAT family N-acetyltransferase, which yields MEASVVENEAVAGDVYEVRVISGLSPEDVEGLLNMAETSGLFNPDQMTEIEDMSWGCAYQGESVACSFLQALVSTPQGEKPIGFLCFTEIPEWPQNYELFGIAVTPEYQRLGIGTALMTGMKNIVAGQDGKRIFLETGQNHKCEEIRRFYEANNYSMEHRFFKQFIPKDENVVYCHTIEFDEEDANFQ from the coding sequence ATGGAAGCATCAGTGGTTGAGAATGAAGCAGTGGCTGGCGACGTCTATGAAGTTCGCGTAATTTCAGGACTGTCCCCCGAAGATGTTGAAGGTCTTTTGAACATGGCTGAAACCAGCGGCCTATTCAATCCCGATCAAATGACAGAAATCGAAGACATGTCATGGGGGTGTGCGTATCAGGGGGAAAGTGTTGCTTGCAGCTTTTTACAAGCTCTGGTTTCCACACCTCAGGGAGAAAAGCCAATTGGTTTTCTCTGCTTCACGGAAATCCCTGAATGGCCGCAAAACTATGAACTTTTCGGCATAGCAGTCACACCGGAATATCAGCGCCTCGGCATCGGGACCGCCCTGATGACGGGGATGAAGAACATTGTGGCTGGCCAGGACGGCAAGCGCATTTTTCTTGAGACCGGACAAAATCATAAATGTGAAGAAATCCGTCGCTTTTACGAGGCAAACAACTATTCCATGGAACATCGGTTTTTCAAACAATTCATCCCGAAAGATGAAAATGTGGTCTATTGCCACACCATTGAATTCGATGAAGAAGATGCCAACTTCCAATAG
- a CDS encoding SET domain-containing protein-lysine N-methyltransferase encodes MIHPNTEVRFVNPTIGHGVFATADIPRGTIVFVKDSLDIELTEAVFNELDEHHKAVADKYSYIDENGVRILSWDNAKYVNHKCDCNIISTGYGFEIAIRDIWKNEEICDDYGLFNLEDKIPLSCGCRRCRQWLRPDDLDNHYATWDAQIVTALQDITNVQQPLMEYMDSKTKKQLRAYLCGEDPYTSVLTLKYHRNISDKSNSMKNSTPPTYQGYNG; translated from the coding sequence ATGATACATCCCAACACAGAAGTACGCTTCGTTAATCCGACCATTGGACATGGAGTGTTTGCTACAGCCGATATCCCACGAGGCACCATTGTCTTCGTAAAGGACAGTCTGGACATTGAATTGACAGAAGCGGTCTTCAACGAACTGGACGAACACCACAAAGCGGTTGCTGATAAATACTCTTATATTGATGAAAACGGCGTTCGTATCCTCAGCTGGGACAACGCCAAGTATGTCAATCACAAATGCGACTGCAACATCATCAGCACCGGGTACGGTTTTGAAATAGCCATTCGTGACATATGGAAAAATGAAGAAATCTGTGATGACTACGGCCTGTTCAACCTTGAAGACAAGATACCACTGTCATGCGGATGCCGCAGATGCCGCCAGTGGCTTCGTCCAGATGACCTTGATAACCATTACGCCACCTGGGACGCTCAGATAGTAACTGCCCTTCAGGATATCACAAATGTTCAGCAGCCTTTGATGGAATACATGGATTCGAAAACAAAAAAACAACTGAGAGCATATCTTTGCGGCGAAGACCCGTACACTTCTGTGCTCACACTAAAATATCATAGAAACATTTCTGACAAATCAAATAGTATGAAGAATAGTACTCCCCCGACCTACCAAGGATACAATGGATAA
- a CDS encoding ATP-dependent zinc protease has product MDNTLKQPKFIIGWREWISLPDFHIPAIKAKIDTGARTSAIHAFQIEPFEKAGERYVRFCIHPLQGRDDISIPCEAKLIDQRKVTNSGGTTQKRYVISTTLELAGRQWEIELTLTNRDQMKFRMLLGRSAMRGHLIIDPQQSYQAGKMKAETLYKDSDNS; this is encoded by the coding sequence ATGGATAATACTCTGAAACAACCCAAGTTCATTATCGGGTGGCGAGAGTGGATCTCGTTGCCCGATTTTCATATTCCGGCCATAAAAGCAAAGATCGACACAGGAGCAAGAACTTCAGCCATTCACGCATTTCAAATTGAACCATTTGAAAAGGCGGGAGAACGCTATGTCCGATTCTGCATTCACCCACTTCAGGGACGTGACGATATTTCCATCCCCTGTGAGGCAAAGCTGATCGACCAGAGGAAAGTCACGAATTCCGGTGGCACAACCCAAAAACGATATGTCATAAGCACCACCCTGGAACTTGCGGGGCGTCAATGGGAAATCGAACTGACCCTGACCAATCGCGACCAAATGAAGTTCCGAATGCTGCTCGGTCGTTCTGCCATGAGAGGGCATCTCATTATCGACCCCCAACAATCGTATCAAGCCGGAAAAATGAAAGCGGAAACACTGTATAAGGACTCAGACAACTCATGA
- the rimK gene encoding 30S ribosomal protein S6--L-glutamate ligase, whose translation MKIAILSRKKSLYSTNALVEAGKANGHNMRVINPLRCYMNIASHNPTIHYKGEDLSDIDAIIPRIGSSITFYGTAVVRQFEMMNIYNLNESVAITRSRDKLRSMQLLSRKGIGLPVTGFANSTKFTDDLIEMVGGAPLVVKLLEGTQGIGVVLAENNQAAKSVIEAFQGVKANILVQEYIKEAKGKDLRCLVIGGKVIATMQRKALPGEFRSNLHRGGSGSIAKITPEERSTAVRAAKIMGLNVCGVDLLRTNHGPVVMEVNSSPGLEGIEKVTGKNLAAKIIDFIEKNAKIGANKTRGKG comes from the coding sequence ATGAAAATTGCAATACTTTCGAGAAAAAAATCCCTGTATTCCACCAATGCCCTCGTGGAAGCAGGCAAAGCCAATGGACACAACATGCGTGTGATCAATCCATTGCGCTGTTATATGAACATAGCTTCGCACAACCCGACCATCCACTACAAAGGCGAGGACTTATCTGACATTGATGCGATCATCCCCCGCATCGGCTCATCAATCACATTTTACGGCACCGCAGTTGTTCGTCAATTCGAGATGATGAATATATACAACCTCAATGAATCCGTTGCCATCACCCGGTCGCGTGATAAATTGCGGAGTATGCAGCTTCTGTCGCGTAAAGGCATCGGCCTTCCCGTCACAGGATTTGCCAACTCCACGAAATTCACCGACGACCTGATAGAGATGGTCGGAGGCGCTCCGCTGGTGGTAAAACTTCTCGAAGGGACTCAGGGCATCGGTGTTGTCCTGGCTGAAAACAACCAGGCGGCCAAAAGCGTCATCGAAGCCTTTCAGGGGGTCAAGGCCAACATTCTGGTTCAAGAATATATCAAGGAAGCAAAGGGCAAGGATCTCCGCTGCCTGGTCATTGGCGGCAAAGTCATCGCGACCATGCAGCGCAAAGCGCTTCCCGGAGAATTCCGCTCCAACCTGCATCGCGGCGGCTCCGGCTCCATAGCCAAGATTACGCCGGAAGAACGATCGACCGCTGTCCGTGCAGCCAAGATCATGGGGCTCAATGTCTGCGGCGTCGACCTGCTCAGGACCAACCACGGCCCTGTTGTCATGGAAGTCAACTCTTCTCCGGGCCTTGAAGGCATCGAGAAAGTGACAGGAAAAAATCTTGCCGCCAAAATCATCGATTTCATCGAAAAGAATGCCAAAATCGGTGCGAACAAGACCCGCGGCAAGGGCTAG
- the potA gene encoding spermidine/putrescine ABC transporter ATP-binding protein PotA, whose amino-acid sequence MTHTVLDIQNISKSFDGETALDNFSLSIKDGEFLTLLGPSGCGKTTVLRIIGGFEECDSGEIHIDGHSATGVPPESRAVNTVFQSYALFPHMNVYDNIAFGLRIAGKSEAETAKAVLEALQLVRLEAVRHKMPLELSGGQQQRVAIARAIVNKPRVLLLDEPLSALDYRLRRQMQKELKELQRTLGITFILVTHDQEEAFTMSDRVAVMDHGRIAQVDSPRAIYEEPANLYVAGFVGEINVLDGVITGRDAQNYTAEVDGVAVVVKSKKDFNEGDLIHLLLRPEDFRVEIMRDLENSPTLAKKFDKALLQGTVERTYYKGATYDVDIILDDGNHILVTEFFDEDSESLYFNTGDRVAVGWFEGWEVVLPHEG is encoded by the coding sequence ATGACTCATACTGTTTTAGACATACAGAACATCAGCAAATCGTTTGATGGTGAAACGGCTCTGGACAACTTCTCTTTATCCATCAAAGACGGAGAATTCCTGACCCTGCTCGGCCCTTCCGGATGCGGCAAGACAACTGTCTTACGCATCATTGGTGGCTTCGAGGAGTGTGACAGTGGCGAAATACATATCGACGGGCATTCCGCCACAGGCGTTCCGCCTGAATCTCGGGCCGTAAACACTGTGTTTCAGAGTTACGCGCTGTTCCCGCATATGAATGTATATGACAACATTGCGTTCGGCCTGCGTATTGCCGGCAAGTCCGAGGCAGAGACAGCCAAGGCCGTACTGGAGGCGCTCCAGTTGGTTCGCCTGGAAGCGGTCAGGCATAAAATGCCGTTGGAACTCTCCGGAGGACAGCAGCAGCGAGTCGCCATTGCCCGCGCAATCGTCAATAAACCCCGAGTCCTGTTACTCGATGAACCGCTTTCGGCCCTCGACTACCGCCTACGCAGACAGATGCAAAAGGAGTTGAAGGAACTTCAGCGAACTCTGGGCATCACCTTCATTCTGGTCACGCACGATCAGGAAGAAGCGTTTACCATGTCGGATCGCGTGGCAGTCATGGACCATGGCCGCATCGCGCAGGTCGATTCGCCAAGAGCCATTTACGAAGAACCCGCAAATCTTTATGTCGCCGGATTTGTGGGCGAAATCAACGTACTTGACGGAGTCATCACTGGACGGGATGCACAAAATTACACAGCTGAAGTAGACGGCGTTGCCGTTGTCGTCAAATCCAAGAAGGACTTCAATGAAGGAGATCTGATCCACCTGCTGCTGCGGCCTGAAGACTTTCGAGTTGAAATCATGCGAGATTTGGAAAACTCCCCAACTCTGGCCAAGAAGTTTGACAAGGCTCTTCTCCAAGGGACTGTGGAGCGCACGTACTACAAAGGCGCGACATACGATGTCGATATCATCCTGGATGACGGCAACCACATACTGGTCACCGAATTCTTCGATGAAGACAGCGAATCCCTGTATTTCAACACAGGGGATCGTGTCGCCGTCGGCTGGTTTGAAGGATGGGAGGTTGTGCTGCCCCATGAAGGATAA
- the potB gene encoding spermidine/putrescine ABC transporter permease PotB has protein sequence MKDNRIFRRLVIGGTLAWIALFGAIPTFMLVGVSFLKRHPSDLIEQTFNFDSYLRLSDPVIGSMVIKSLGMAATATFLCLLLGYPFAYIVARAQKRHARRMLLLVMIPFWTNTLIRTYALVAVLKADGILNKILLFLGVIDVPLKLMYTQTAVFIGLLYTLLPFMILPLYAAIEKLDQKLLEASRDLGASRWSTFRKITIPLTMPGIVSGCMLVFLPALGMFYIPDILGGARTILLGNYIRDQFLTSRDIPMGAAASVALTLVMSLMLFIYYRSLKRSGRKIRI, from the coding sequence ATGAAGGATAACCGCATCTTCAGACGTTTGGTCATCGGGGGAACACTGGCATGGATCGCCCTGTTCGGTGCAATCCCCACTTTCATGCTTGTGGGCGTCAGCTTCCTCAAGCGTCATCCTTCTGATCTGATCGAACAAACCTTCAACTTTGACAGTTATCTCCGGTTGTCTGATCCCGTCATCGGCTCCATGGTCATCAAATCTCTTGGGATGGCAGCCACAGCCACTTTCCTTTGCCTGCTCCTGGGTTATCCCTTTGCATACATCGTCGCCCGGGCACAAAAACGGCATGCGCGAAGAATGTTGCTGTTGGTCATGATACCATTTTGGACCAACACGCTCATCCGTACCTATGCATTGGTGGCGGTACTCAAAGCCGACGGGATTCTCAACAAGATACTGCTATTTCTTGGTGTTATCGATGTCCCCCTCAAGTTAATGTATACGCAGACCGCCGTATTCATCGGGCTCCTCTACACCCTGCTCCCCTTCATGATCCTTCCTTTGTATGCAGCCATCGAAAAACTCGACCAGAAATTGCTTGAAGCATCCAGAGACCTTGGCGCCAGCCGGTGGAGCACGTTCAGAAAAATCACTATTCCGCTCACCATGCCCGGCATCGTCTCGGGCTGCATGCTCGTCTTTCTCCCTGCACTCGGCATGTTCTACATACCGGACATTCTGGGAGGCGCACGGACCATACTGCTTGGCAATTACATTCGGGACCAGTTCCTCACTTCACGAGACATCCCCATGGGGGCCGCCGCAAGCGTCGCGCTGACTCTGGTCATGAGCCTGATGCTGTTCATCTATTATCGGAGTCTCAAACGATCCGGAAGGAAGATCCGGATATGA